Proteins encoded by one window of Streptomyces sp. ALI-76-A:
- a CDS encoding pyridoxal phosphate-dependent aminotransferase, producing the protein MEFRQSNKLSEVCYEIRGPVIEQADALEEAGHSVLRLNTGNPALFGFEAPEEILQDMIRMLPRAHGYTDSRGVLSARRAVAQRYQTLGLEVDVDDVFLGNGVSELVSMAVQALIEDGDEILIPAPDFPLWTAVTTLAGGKAVHYLCDEQAGWYPDLDDMAAKITDRTKAVVIINPNNPTGAVYPKEIVEGILDLARRHGLMVLADEIYDQILYDDAVHHSAAALAPDLVVLTFCGLSKTYRVAGFRSGWLVITGPRQHARNYLEGLTMLASMRLCANAPAQYAIQAALGGRQSIRELTAPGGRLHEQRTVAWEKLNEIPGVSCVKPKGALYAFPRLDPKVHRIHDDEKFVLDLLLREKIQVVQGTGFNWPTPDHFRILTLPHADDLEAAIGRIGRFLSGYRQ; encoded by the coding sequence ATGGAGTTCCGGCAGTCGAACAAGCTGAGCGAGGTCTGTTACGAGATCCGCGGCCCGGTGATCGAGCAGGCCGACGCGCTGGAGGAGGCGGGGCACAGCGTGCTCCGGCTGAACACCGGCAACCCCGCCCTGTTCGGCTTCGAGGCGCCGGAGGAGATCCTCCAGGACATGATCCGGATGCTGCCGCGGGCACACGGCTACACCGACTCGCGCGGCGTCCTCTCCGCCCGCCGGGCCGTCGCCCAGCGCTACCAGACCCTCGGCCTGGAGGTCGACGTCGACGACGTCTTCCTCGGCAACGGCGTCTCCGAGCTGGTGTCGATGGCCGTCCAGGCGCTCATCGAGGACGGCGACGAAATCCTCATCCCCGCTCCGGACTTCCCCCTGTGGACGGCGGTGACGACGCTCGCGGGCGGGAAGGCCGTCCACTACCTGTGCGACGAACAGGCCGGCTGGTACCCGGACCTGGACGACATGGCGGCGAAGATCACCGACCGCACCAAGGCCGTCGTCATCATCAACCCCAACAACCCCACCGGCGCGGTCTACCCGAAGGAGATCGTCGAGGGCATCCTCGACCTCGCCCGCCGGCACGGCCTGATGGTGCTCGCCGACGAGATCTACGACCAGATCCTGTACGACGACGCCGTCCACCACTCGGCCGCCGCCCTCGCCCCCGACCTGGTGGTCCTGACCTTCTGCGGCCTGTCGAAGACCTACCGGGTGGCGGGCTTCCGCTCGGGCTGGCTGGTGATCACCGGCCCCAGGCAGCACGCGCGGAACTACCTGGAGGGCCTGACCATGCTGGCCTCCATGCGGCTGTGCGCCAACGCGCCGGCCCAGTACGCCATCCAAGCCGCGCTCGGCGGCCGCCAGTCCATCCGCGAGCTGACGGCTCCCGGCGGGCGCCTGCACGAACAGCGCACCGTGGCCTGGGAGAAGCTCAACGAGATCCCCGGCGTGTCGTGCGTGAAGCCGAAGGGCGCGCTGTACGCCTTCCCCCGCCTCGACCCCAAGGTGCACAGGATCCACGACGACGAGAAGTTCGTCCTGGACCTGTTGCTGCGGGAGAAGATCCAGGTCGTCCAGGGCACGGGCTTCAACTGGCCGACGCCGGACCACTTCCGCATCCTCACCCTCCCGCACGCGGACGACCTGGAGGCGGCGATCGGCCGGATCGGACGGTTCCTGAGCGGCTATCGGCAGTAG
- a CDS encoding helix-turn-helix domain-containing protein produces the protein MSPRRSYDQYCSAARALDVVGDRWTLLIVRELLGGPRRYTDLHADLPGVSTDVLASRLKDMERDGLTTRRRLPPPGAAYVYELTARGGQLLPVLQALGHWGQARLGERRPTDAVRAHWFALPLLRSLEGEGLVDVRLEEGNFHLYVGAEEGPVYGDGPAPREPDARLVLDTGTCTAIGRGELSVLEAVRTGLVEVTGDGAPAKALREA, from the coding sequence ATGTCACCTCGCCGAAGCTACGACCAGTACTGTTCCGCCGCCCGGGCGCTCGACGTGGTCGGCGACCGCTGGACGCTCCTGATCGTCCGGGAGTTGCTGGGCGGTCCGCGCCGCTACACCGACCTGCACGCCGACCTGCCGGGTGTCAGCACGGACGTACTCGCCTCGCGGCTGAAGGACATGGAGCGCGACGGCCTGACGACCCGGCGCCGGCTGCCGCCGCCCGGCGCGGCGTACGTGTACGAACTCACGGCGCGCGGTGGGCAGTTGCTGCCCGTGCTCCAGGCCCTGGGGCACTGGGGGCAGGCCCGGCTGGGCGAGCGGCGGCCCACCGACGCCGTCCGCGCGCACTGGTTCGCGCTGCCGCTGCTGCGCTCCCTGGAGGGCGAGGGCCTCGTCGACGTACGGCTGGAGGAGGGGAACTTCCATCTGTACGTGGGCGCAGAGGAGGGGCCTGTGTACGGCGACGGGCCCGCCCCCCGGGAGCCGGACGCCCGGCTGGTCCTGGACACCGGCACCTGCACGGCGATCGGGCGGGGCGAGCTGAGCGTCCTGGAGGCGGTGCGGACCGGGCTGGTCGAGGTGACGGGTGACGGCGCGCCGGCGAAGGCGCTCAGGGAGGCGTGA
- a CDS encoding VWA domain-containing protein — translation MITRKRPAAGVCALLAALTAGLVFPAAALAGEPTGESAPKVDLVLDVSGSMRARDIDGGTRMAAAKQAFNEVLDATPEEVQLGIRTLGADYAGDDQKTGCKDTAQLYPVGPLDRTEAKTAVATLSPTGWTPIGPALLAAADDLDGGTGSKRIVLISDGEDTCAPLDPCEVAREIAAKGIGLTVDTLGLVPNTKMRQQLSCIAEATGGTYTSVEHTDELTDKVNQLVDRAADPVVTPVAVEGATACASAPAVKSGLYTDREEFGRQRWYRVDVEPGQELRASVSVGADRAVNPSYGVLLRAVTTRGREIVRGEAAGDGRTDVVSTGLRYPKAEGDDDAAAAETVCLQVTHSFSAASGVKTTPGLPLELTVDVVDGPSPASDVASFGLGRGWWLLGALILTGFLAGLVWGWLSRWRLAVWRTN, via the coding sequence ATGATCACACGTAAACGGCCGGCGGCGGGAGTGTGCGCCCTGCTCGCCGCCCTGACGGCCGGGCTGGTCTTCCCGGCCGCGGCTCTCGCCGGTGAACCCACCGGCGAGAGCGCGCCCAAGGTCGACCTCGTCCTCGACGTGAGCGGTTCCATGCGGGCCCGGGACATCGACGGCGGCACCCGGATGGCGGCGGCGAAGCAGGCCTTCAACGAGGTGCTGGACGCGACGCCCGAGGAGGTCCAGCTCGGCATCCGGACGCTGGGCGCCGACTACGCGGGCGACGACCAGAAGACGGGCTGCAAGGACACCGCGCAGCTCTACCCGGTCGGCCCGCTGGACCGCACCGAGGCGAAGACGGCGGTGGCGACCCTCTCCCCCACCGGCTGGACCCCGATCGGCCCGGCGCTGCTGGCGGCGGCCGACGACCTCGACGGCGGCACCGGCTCCAAGCGGATCGTGCTGATCAGCGACGGCGAGGACACCTGCGCCCCGCTGGATCCGTGCGAGGTGGCCCGCGAGATCGCCGCGAAGGGCATCGGCCTGACCGTCGACACCCTCGGCCTGGTCCCCAACACCAAGATGCGGCAGCAGCTCAGCTGCATCGCTGAGGCCACCGGCGGCACCTACACGTCGGTGGAGCACACCGACGAACTCACCGACAAGGTCAACCAGTTGGTGGACCGGGCGGCCGATCCGGTGGTGACACCGGTCGCGGTGGAAGGGGCCACCGCGTGCGCCTCGGCGCCGGCCGTGAAGTCCGGTCTGTACACCGACCGCGAGGAGTTCGGGCGGCAGCGCTGGTACCGGGTGGACGTGGAACCCGGCCAGGAGCTGCGCGCCTCGGTGAGCGTGGGCGCCGACCGGGCCGTGAACCCGTCCTACGGGGTGCTGCTGCGGGCGGTCACGACGCGCGGCCGGGAGATCGTGCGCGGCGAGGCGGCGGGCGACGGCCGGACGGACGTGGTCTCGACGGGGCTGCGGTACCCGAAGGCGGAGGGTGACGACGACGCTGCCGCCGCCGAGACCGTGTGCCTCCAGGTCACCCACTCCTTCTCGGCGGCCTCCGGGGTGAAGACCACACCCGGTCTGCCGCTGGAGCTGACCGTCGACGTCGTGGACGGGCCGTCGCCCGCGAGCGACGTGGCCTCCTTCGGCCTCGGTCGCGGCTGGTGGCTGCTGGGCGCGCTGATCCTCACCGGCTTCCTCGCCGGTCTCGTCTGGGGCTGGCTGTCGCGCTGGCGGCTCGCGGTCTGGAGGACCAACTGA
- a CDS encoding IucA/IucC family siderophore biosynthesis protein translates to MHRPPTAEAEVAEELAAVRPGLVPRYSAELPGARAAVLTRLWRALTHEPFPWLTDRTAGPDEVTLRLADGRRLRGPRPDPYATTAYVTAVRLDDVSYDDPARLMTDLVVPHATDFAAELGHSVASLALSRAGQDQPRPTGWPREDWEWEQRVVDGHPYHPGCRARPGFSVAEQLAYGPEHRPLVRLGLLPVTAGECLVTGVWPDELLDGGRLLLPVHPWQAEHVLKRTCDTGLDARPLMSLRTLAVPDGGPHVKTALSARLTSSVRDISGYSIRLSATLSEFARTLAARLDGLLHVTRTLGAATAHSPDLAAVLRESPQAHVTPGSGERVVPVAALPATGLPDSPAWLAEFARLALTVGLRLLDLGVALEAHGQNLLVVLSPAGAPLRLVYRDLADIRVSPARLARHGIPVPELTGRIVTDDETTLRRKLFGSLVAGALAGTAGSAAALGGALESAVRELPRTPDLTALREQPLPAKALTLMRLSPGTPGDQWTALPNPLR, encoded by the coding sequence GTGCACCGTCCCCCCACCGCCGAGGCCGAGGTCGCCGAGGAACTGGCCGCCGTACGCCCCGGACTCGTGCCGCGCTACTCGGCCGAACTGCCCGGTGCCCGCGCCGCCGTCCTGACCCGCCTGTGGCGTGCGCTGACCCATGAGCCGTTCCCATGGCTCACGGACCGCACGGCCGGCCCGGACGAGGTCACCCTGCGCCTGGCGGACGGCCGGCGGCTGCGCGGTCCGCGTCCGGACCCGTACGCCACGACCGCGTACGTCACCGCCGTACGGCTCGACGACGTGTCGTACGACGATCCGGCCCGGCTGATGACCGACCTCGTCGTACCGCACGCCACGGACTTCGCCGCCGAACTCGGGCACAGTGTCGCCTCGTTGGCGCTCTCCCGGGCCGGGCAGGACCAGCCGCGCCCGACGGGGTGGCCGCGCGAGGACTGGGAGTGGGAGCAGCGGGTGGTCGACGGGCACCCGTACCACCCGGGCTGCCGTGCCCGGCCCGGCTTCTCGGTGGCCGAGCAGCTCGCCTACGGGCCCGAGCACCGGCCGCTGGTGCGGCTGGGGCTGCTGCCGGTCACGGCGGGCGAGTGCCTGGTGACGGGCGTCTGGCCGGACGAACTGCTCGACGGGGGGAGGCTGTTGCTGCCGGTGCATCCGTGGCAGGCGGAGCACGTGCTCAAGCGGACGTGCGACACCGGTCTCGACGCGCGCCCGCTGATGTCCCTGCGCACCCTGGCGGTCCCCGACGGCGGTCCGCACGTCAAGACCGCGCTGAGCGCCCGGCTCACCTCGTCGGTGCGGGACATCTCCGGGTACTCGATCCGGTTGTCCGCGACCCTGTCGGAGTTCGCCCGGACGCTGGCCGCCCGCCTGGACGGTCTGCTGCACGTCACCCGCACCCTGGGCGCGGCCACCGCCCACTCCCCCGATCTGGCCGCGGTGTTGCGGGAGTCGCCGCAGGCACACGTCACACCGGGCAGCGGTGAACGCGTGGTGCCGGTGGCCGCCCTGCCCGCCACCGGGCTGCCCGACTCCCCCGCCTGGCTCGCCGAGTTCGCCCGGCTCGCCCTCACCGTGGGCCTGCGGCTGCTGGATCTGGGCGTGGCCCTGGAGGCGCACGGCCAGAACCTGCTCGTCGTGCTGTCCCCGGCCGGCGCTCCCCTGCGCCTGGTCTACCGGGACCTCGCCGACATCCGGGTGAGCCCGGCCCGGCTGGCCCGGCACGGCATCCCGGTGCCGGAGCTGACCGGCCGGATCGTCACGGACGACGAAACCACCTTGCGGCGCAAGCTGTTCGGGTCGCTGGTGGCGGGGGCGCTCGCCGGCACGGCGGGTTCGGCGGCGGCGCTGGGCGGGGCGCTGGAGAGCGCCGTACGGGAGCTGCCGCGCACGCCCGATCTCACCGCGCTGCGTGAACAGCCCCTGCCGGCCAAGGCGTTGACGTTGATGCGGCTGTCGCCGGGGACGCCGGGCGACCAGTGGACCGCGCTGCCCAACCCCCTGCGCTGA
- a CDS encoding IucA/IucC family protein, translating to MERVDPFPPTAADDAAPRADIAARADAYAAAPLLNCLLREVAEPVPYPAGPAGPAGPAGHRVYRLPGGRLLRVRGARRPAGPEVYTDGGWRPVGHPELVKLVAEELVRHTGLSNPDLPPEMIDSRDAVAALLAARARATPPDDPYLRSEQSLITGHPHHPAPKARGGGPVAGWLPYAPEAYARFPLTLLGVREDAVVEEGDTSALDALGAAPPGYRLLPAHPWQLDLTARDLAPAFTDGRLIRLGATDFEAWPTAAVRTLYAPTRDLFLKFSLDVRITNDIRRLWRHDLDRLHRTDAAARRALTAVDGPAHWLSDTGYRTADFAFEELAVLVREGLRDRLVPGATPLLAAGLVEGFDGSPLDGTADPAGWWAAYLAQVVPPALAAFADHGVVLEAHLQNTLVAVDAAGTPVQALFRDAEGVKLLPEVSREAGWERLVYCLVVNHLIEVGAALAERHPGLDPWPAVRRELSRHDLPEIAALLASPTLPGKTNLLLRWTGADGADARYRSLPNPLTG from the coding sequence ATGGAACGCGTGGATCCCTTCCCCCCGACCGCCGCCGATGACGCCGCCCCCCGCGCCGACATCGCGGCCCGCGCCGACGCCTACGCGGCGGCGCCCCTCCTCAACTGCCTGCTGAGGGAGGTGGCCGAGCCCGTTCCGTACCCCGCCGGACCCGCCGGACCCGCCGGACCCGCCGGACACCGGGTGTACCGGCTGCCCGGGGGCAGACTGCTGCGGGTGCGCGGCGCGCGGCGACCCGCCGGGCCCGAGGTGTACACGGACGGCGGCTGGCGGCCCGTCGGCCACCCCGAACTCGTCAAACTCGTCGCCGAGGAACTGGTCCGGCACACCGGGCTGTCCAACCCCGACCTGCCCCCGGAGATGATCGACAGCCGGGACGCGGTCGCCGCGCTGCTCGCCGCCCGGGCCCGGGCGACACCGCCCGACGACCCGTATCTGCGCTCCGAGCAGTCCCTGATCACGGGCCATCCCCACCACCCGGCCCCCAAGGCCCGCGGCGGCGGGCCGGTCGCCGGCTGGCTGCCCTACGCGCCCGAGGCGTACGCCCGCTTCCCGCTGACGCTGCTCGGAGTGCGCGAGGACGCGGTCGTCGAGGAGGGCGACACCTCGGCCCTCGACGCGCTCGGCGCGGCCCCGCCCGGCTACCGCCTGCTGCCCGCCCATCCCTGGCAGCTCGACCTGACCGCCCGCGATCTCGCCCCGGCCTTCACCGACGGACGCCTGATCCGGCTCGGCGCGACGGACTTCGAGGCCTGGCCGACGGCCGCGGTCCGCACGCTGTACGCGCCCACCCGTGACCTCTTCCTGAAGTTCAGCCTCGACGTGCGCATCACCAACGACATCCGTCGGCTGTGGCGCCACGACCTGGACCGACTACACCGGACGGACGCGGCGGCCCGCCGGGCCCTCACGGCGGTCGACGGTCCGGCGCACTGGCTGAGCGACACCGGCTACCGCACCGCGGACTTCGCCTTCGAGGAACTCGCCGTCCTGGTCCGCGAGGGGCTGCGCGACCGGCTGGTGCCCGGCGCGACCCCGCTGCTCGCCGCCGGGCTGGTCGAGGGCTTCGACGGCAGCCCCCTCGACGGCACCGCCGATCCGGCGGGCTGGTGGGCGGCCTACCTGGCCCAGGTGGTGCCGCCCGCGCTCGCGGCCTTCGCCGACCACGGCGTCGTCCTCGAAGCACACCTCCAGAACACGCTGGTCGCGGTCGACGCCGCCGGCACACCCGTGCAGGCGCTGTTCCGGGACGCCGAGGGCGTGAAGCTGCTGCCGGAGGTGTCCCGCGAGGCCGGCTGGGAACGGCTCGTGTACTGCCTGGTCGTCAACCACCTGATCGAGGTCGGAGCGGCCCTGGCCGAACGCCACCCGGGCCTCGACCCCTGGCCCGCCGTCCGCCGCGAGCTGTCCCGGCACGACCTCCCCGAGATCGCCGCCCTGCTCGCCTCGCCCACCCTCCCCGGCAAGACGAACCTGCTGCTGCGCTGGACCGGCGCGGACGGCGCCGACGCCCGCTACCGGTCCCTGCCCAACCCCCTCACGGGGTGA
- the urtE gene encoding urea ABC transporter ATP-binding subunit UrtE, whose translation MLEITTVRAGYDRTTVLHEVTVSVPKDGVAAVLGHNGAGKSTLLRAAMGLLRPTAGSVLLDGEDITRLAPHQRVARGMAYVPQGQQSFPHLTAAENLQLVADGRPDGKEAVAEALTLFPVLRELSGRRAGLLSGGQRQQLAIARALITRPRLLLLDEPTEGIQPSVVAEIEETILALTRRGGLSVLLVEQHVGFAMRAAQRYYVLEAGRVTSSGEGGAQAEGTVRAALSV comes from the coding sequence ATGCTGGAGATCACCACCGTCCGGGCCGGCTACGACCGCACCACCGTGCTGCACGAGGTGACCGTCTCGGTCCCGAAGGACGGCGTCGCGGCCGTCCTCGGTCACAACGGCGCCGGCAAGAGCACCCTGCTGCGGGCCGCCATGGGCCTGCTCAGGCCGACCGCCGGGAGCGTGCTGCTGGACGGCGAGGACATCACCCGCCTCGCCCCGCACCAGCGGGTGGCCCGCGGGATGGCGTACGTGCCGCAGGGCCAGCAGTCCTTCCCGCACCTGACCGCCGCCGAGAACCTCCAGCTCGTCGCCGACGGCCGTCCCGACGGCAAGGAGGCCGTCGCCGAGGCGCTGACGCTGTTCCCCGTCCTGCGGGAGCTGTCCGGCCGCCGCGCCGGTCTGCTCTCCGGCGGCCAGCGCCAGCAGCTCGCCATCGCCCGCGCGCTGATCACCCGCCCCCGGCTCCTCCTTCTCGACGAGCCGACCGAGGGGATCCAGCCCTCCGTCGTCGCCGAGATCGAGGAGACGATCCTCGCGCTCACCCGGCGCGGGGGCCTGTCCGTCCTGCTCGTCGAACAGCACGTGGGCTTCGCCATGCGGGCCGCCCAGCGGTACTACGTGCTGGAAGCGGGCCGGGTGACCTCCTCGGGCGAGGGCGGGGCACAGGCCGAGGGGACGGTCCGGGCGGCCCTCAGCGTGTGA
- the urtD gene encoding urea ABC transporter ATP-binding protein UrtD, whose protein sequence is MNGEGLTIRGLRVTFDGFTAVDGVDLDIHPGDLRFLIGPNGAGKTTLVDAVTGLAKATGSVRFGDQELLGRPVHRIARLGIGRTFQTATVFEQLTVLQNLDIAAGAGRGPLTMLRRRKGTPEPVTKALETTGLTALRDRPAGALAHGQKQWLEIGMLLVQDVRLLLLDEPVAGMSHDEREATGALLRRVSEDHTVVVIEHDMDFMRSFARSVSVLHAGKVLSEGTVAEVQADPRVQEVYLGRASEPETEPGAGAGAGLASVPVAEEA, encoded by the coding sequence ATGAACGGCGAGGGACTGACCATCCGCGGCCTGCGCGTCACCTTCGACGGCTTCACCGCCGTCGACGGCGTGGACCTGGACATCCACCCCGGCGACCTGCGGTTCCTCATCGGACCGAACGGCGCCGGGAAGACCACCCTGGTCGACGCGGTCACCGGACTGGCGAAGGCGACCGGCTCGGTCCGCTTCGGGGACCAGGAACTCCTCGGCCGGCCCGTGCACCGCATCGCCCGCCTCGGCATCGGCCGGACGTTCCAGACCGCCACGGTCTTCGAGCAGCTGACCGTCCTCCAGAACCTGGACATCGCCGCCGGCGCCGGGCGCGGACCGCTGACCATGCTCCGGCGCCGCAAGGGCACGCCGGAACCGGTGACGAAGGCGCTGGAGACCACCGGCCTGACCGCGCTGCGCGACCGCCCCGCCGGGGCCCTGGCGCACGGCCAGAAGCAGTGGCTGGAGATCGGCATGCTGCTGGTCCAGGACGTGCGGCTGCTGCTCCTCGACGAGCCCGTCGCCGGCATGAGCCACGACGAGCGGGAGGCCACCGGCGCCCTGCTGCGCCGGGTGAGCGAGGACCACACGGTCGTCGTCATCGAGCACGACATGGACTTCATGCGCTCCTTCGCCCGCAGCGTCAGCGTCCTGCACGCCGGCAAGGTCCTCAGCGAGGGCACGGTCGCCGAGGTCCAGGCCGACCCGAGGGTGCAGGAGGTCTACCTCGGCCGCGCCTCCGAGCCCGAAACCGAGCCCGGGGCGGGGGCCGGGGCCGGCCTCGCTTCCGTTCCCGTCGCCGAGGAGGCGTGA
- the urtC gene encoding urea ABC transporter permease subunit UrtC: MTTTTSPVPTAVTEPSVTLRERLRVPGGFVLGAVLLLGVAPLVLSDFRLSLLAKYLCYAIVAVGVSLAWGRGGLLVLGQGVFFGIGGYAMAMHLKLADAAATGQTLPDFMQLYGTGDALPWWWQPFAYPGFALAATVLLPMAVAALLGFFIFRRRVKGAYFAILSQALAAALAIWLVGQQATTGGTNGLTDIQGFFGYDLDDPVNQRMVYVVIAVVLLLLMAVARQLFVSRYGELLVAVRDSEERVRFLGYDPANVKLVAYVVAAGMAGLAGALFVPAVGIISPALIGIVPSIGFVIGAAVGGRASLVGAVLGALVVAWAQSTLSDAFPAGWTYFQGLLFIVAVGFLPGGLASLFAVVRDRRTRTPKGETA; the protein is encoded by the coding sequence ATGACCACAACGACCTCACCGGTCCCCACCGCCGTGACCGAGCCGTCCGTGACCCTGCGGGAACGCCTCCGGGTACCCGGCGGCTTCGTCCTCGGCGCCGTGCTCCTCCTCGGCGTCGCCCCGCTGGTCCTGTCCGACTTCCGGCTCTCCCTGCTCGCCAAGTACCTGTGCTACGCGATCGTGGCCGTCGGCGTCAGCCTGGCATGGGGGCGCGGCGGACTGCTGGTGCTCGGCCAGGGCGTCTTCTTCGGCATCGGCGGCTACGCCATGGCGATGCACCTGAAGCTGGCCGACGCCGCCGCCACCGGCCAGACACTGCCCGACTTCATGCAGCTGTACGGCACCGGCGACGCGCTGCCCTGGTGGTGGCAGCCCTTCGCGTACCCGGGTTTCGCGCTCGCCGCGACCGTACTGCTGCCCATGGCGGTCGCCGCGCTGCTCGGGTTCTTCATCTTCCGCCGCCGGGTCAAGGGCGCGTACTTCGCGATCCTCAGCCAGGCGCTGGCCGCCGCCCTCGCCATCTGGCTGGTCGGCCAGCAGGCCACCACCGGCGGCACCAACGGACTCACCGACATCCAGGGCTTCTTCGGCTACGACCTCGACGACCCGGTCAACCAGCGGATGGTGTACGTCGTCATCGCCGTCGTCCTGCTACTGCTGATGGCCGTCGCCCGCCAGCTGTTCGTCAGCCGGTACGGCGAACTCCTCGTCGCCGTACGGGATTCCGAGGAGCGGGTCCGCTTCCTCGGCTACGACCCGGCCAACGTCAAGCTCGTCGCCTACGTCGTGGCGGCGGGCATGGCGGGCCTGGCCGGCGCCCTGTTCGTACCGGCCGTCGGGATCATCTCGCCCGCGCTGATCGGGATCGTGCCGTCCATCGGCTTCGTCATCGGCGCGGCGGTCGGCGGCCGGGCCTCGCTGGTGGGCGCGGTGCTCGGCGCGCTCGTCGTGGCCTGGGCGCAGAGCACGCTCTCCGACGCCTTCCCCGCGGGGTGGACCTACTTCCAGGGGCTGTTGTTCATCGTGGCGGTCGGCTTCCTGCCCGGTGGTCTGGCGTCGCTGTTCGCCGTCGTCCGCGACCGGCGCACCCGCACACCGAAGGGAGAGACAGCATGA
- the urtB gene encoding urea ABC transporter permease subunit UrtB yields MTVILNQSFTGISIGAVLLLIALGLTLTFGQMGVINMAHGEFIMTGAYTTYVLQKSISDAGLSLLVALPVAFLVAGAMGVLLEWLLIRRLYTRPLDTLLVTWGVSLMLQQLARDIFGAPNVQTHAPDLLTGNISVGGGITLANSRLFILALALLCVLALTLILRLTPLGRRIRAVVQNRDLAEVSGIATGRVDRMTFFIGSGLAGVAGVALTLVGPIGPTTGTNYIVDAFLVVVVGGIGQLKGSVLTAFVLGVLQSVLEYSTTVSVAKVMVLVAIVAFLQWRPQGLYTLRTRSLA; encoded by the coding sequence ATGACGGTCATCCTCAACCAGTCCTTCACCGGCATCAGCATCGGTGCCGTCCTCCTGCTCATCGCGCTCGGCCTGACCCTGACCTTCGGTCAGATGGGCGTGATCAACATGGCGCACGGCGAGTTCATCATGACCGGCGCCTACACCACGTACGTCCTCCAGAAGTCCATCAGCGACGCCGGCCTCTCGCTGCTGGTCGCGCTGCCCGTGGCCTTCCTCGTCGCCGGTGCCATGGGGGTCCTGCTGGAGTGGCTGCTCATCCGGCGCCTGTACACCCGGCCGCTGGACACCCTGCTGGTCACCTGGGGCGTGTCCCTGATGCTCCAGCAGCTCGCCCGGGACATCTTCGGCGCCCCCAACGTGCAGACCCACGCCCCGGACCTGCTGACCGGGAACATCTCCGTGGGCGGCGGCATCACCCTTGCCAACAGCCGGCTGTTCATCCTCGCCCTCGCGCTGCTCTGCGTCCTCGCGCTCACGCTGATCCTGCGGCTGACGCCGCTCGGCCGGCGCATCCGGGCCGTGGTGCAGAACCGGGACCTCGCCGAGGTGTCGGGCATCGCCACCGGCCGTGTCGACCGGATGACGTTCTTCATCGGCTCGGGTCTCGCGGGCGTGGCCGGGGTCGCGCTCACCCTGGTCGGCCCGATCGGTCCGACGACGGGCACCAACTACATCGTCGACGCCTTCCTGGTCGTGGTCGTGGGCGGGATCGGTCAGCTCAAGGGCAGCGTGCTCACCGCCTTCGTGCTGGGCGTCCTCCAGTCGGTGCTGGAGTACTCGACCACGGTCAGCGTCGCGAAGGTGATGGTGCTGGTCGCGATCGTCGCCTTCCTCCAGTGGCGCCCCCAGGGCCTGTACACGCTGCGGACCAGGAGCCTGGCATGA